From Corvus cornix cornix isolate S_Up_H32 chromosome 1A, ASM73873v5, whole genome shotgun sequence, a single genomic window includes:
- the GXYLT1 gene encoding glucoside xylosyltransferase 1 isoform X3, translating to MRRFARVALLCLGCGVCSLLYGLSQLALSLEQGPGGGGRERQARDPAAPGARRPAGSAGRGEAGTGRYDYMKTHPSEKMHLAVVACGERLEETVTMLRSAIIFSIKPLHFHIFAEDQLHESFKDILDEFPYEGKVNYTLYPITFPSESAAEWKKLFKPCASQRLFLPLILKNVDSLLYVDTDILFLRPVDDIWSFLGKFNSTQIAAMAPEHEEPRIGWYNRFARHPYYGVTGINSGVMLMNMTRIRRKYFKNDMTPVRLQWGEILMPLLKKYKLNITWGDQDLLNIMFFHNPESLYVFPCQWNYRPDHCIYGSNCRTAEEEGIFILHGNRGVYHDDKQPTFRAVYEAIKNYSFGDDLVHSLLQPLERELQKTTHTYCGRVYKVFIKQLTKSIRDLYARRSKGR from the exons ATGCGGCGGTTCGCGCGGGTGGCgctgctgtgcctgggctgcGGCGTCTGCTCGCTGCTCTACGGCCTCAGCCAGCTGGCCctctccctggagcaggggcccggcggcggcggccgggagAGGCAGGCCCGAGATCCCGCCGCGCCCGGCGCCCGGCGGCCGGCAGGGAGCGCGGGCCGAGGCGAGGCGGGGACCGGCAG ATATGATTATATGAAAACACATCCTTCTGAGAAAATGCATCTAGCAGTGGTGGCCTGTGGTGAAAGACTGGAGGAGACTGTTACTATGTTGAGATCAGCCATTATTTTCAGCATCAAACCTCtccattttcatatttttgctgAGGACCAATTGCATGAGAGTTTCAAAGACATa CTTGATGAATTCCCATATGAAGGAAAAGTTAATTACACGTTATATCCAATAACATTTCCATCTGAGAGTGCAGCAGAAtggaagaaattgtttaaaCCATGTGCTTCACAAAGGCTATTTTTGCCA TTAATCCTCAAAAATGTGGATTCACTACTGTATGTTGATACTGACATCCTGTTTTTGAGGCCTGTTGATGATATTTGGTCTTTTCTGGGAAAGTTCAACTCCACACAAATTGCTGCAATGGCACCGGAACATGAAGAACCTCGTATTGGGTGGTATAATCGTTTTGCTAGACATCCCTATTATGGAGTAACTGGAATTAATTCTGGAGTCATGCTAATGAATATGACACgtatcagaagaaaatatttcaag AATGACATGACACCAGTCCGGTTACAATGGGGAGAAATTCTTATGCCATTACTGAAGAAATACAAGTTGAACATAACATGGGGTGATCAGGATCTATTGAACATTATGTTTTTTCACAATCCAG aaagtCTTTATGTCTTTCCTTGCCAATGGAATTACCGGCCTGACCACTGCATCTATGGAAGCAATTGTAGGACAGCTGAAGAGGAAGGTATATTTATTCTTCATGGAAACAGAGGTGTTTACCACGATGATAAACAGCCGACTTTTAGGGCTGTCTatgaagcaataaaaaat TATTCATTTGGAGATGACCTGGTTCATTCGCTTTTGCAGCCCCTAGAACGGGAATTACAGAAAACCACGCATACATATTGTGGAAGAGTATACAAAGTATTCATAAAGCAGCTAACAAAAAGCATAAGAGACTTGTATGCCAGAAGATCAAAGGGAAGGTGA
- the GXYLT1 gene encoding glucoside xylosyltransferase 1 isoform X4 has translation MRQGSCKAFLKEADSLVKTVGVSHLCSRCKNLSVSFWNSYWMLPSDVCGMNCFWEAAFRYDYMKTHPSEKMHLAVVACGERLEETVTMLRSAIIFSIKPLHFHIFAEDQLHESFKDILDEFPYEGKVNYTLYPITFPSESAAEWKKLFKPCASQRLFLPLILKNVDSLLYVDTDILFLRPVDDIWSFLGKFNSTQIAAMAPEHEEPRIGWYNRFARHPYYGVTGINSGVMLMNMTRIRRKYFKNDMTPVRLQWGEILMPLLKKYKLNITWGDQDLLNIMFFHNPESLYVFPCQWNYRPDHCIYGSNCRTAEEEGIFILHGNRGVYHDDKQPTFRAVYEAIKNYSFGDDLVHSLLQPLERELQKTTHTYCGRVYKVFIKQLTKSIRDLYARRSKGR, from the exons GTGTAAGAATTTGTCTGTATCTTTCTGGAATTCCTATTGGATGCTGCCCTCTGATGTTTGTGGAATGAACTGCTTTTGGGAAGCTGCTTTTAG ATATGATTATATGAAAACACATCCTTCTGAGAAAATGCATCTAGCAGTGGTGGCCTGTGGTGAAAGACTGGAGGAGACTGTTACTATGTTGAGATCAGCCATTATTTTCAGCATCAAACCTCtccattttcatatttttgctgAGGACCAATTGCATGAGAGTTTCAAAGACATa CTTGATGAATTCCCATATGAAGGAAAAGTTAATTACACGTTATATCCAATAACATTTCCATCTGAGAGTGCAGCAGAAtggaagaaattgtttaaaCCATGTGCTTCACAAAGGCTATTTTTGCCA TTAATCCTCAAAAATGTGGATTCACTACTGTATGTTGATACTGACATCCTGTTTTTGAGGCCTGTTGATGATATTTGGTCTTTTCTGGGAAAGTTCAACTCCACACAAATTGCTGCAATGGCACCGGAACATGAAGAACCTCGTATTGGGTGGTATAATCGTTTTGCTAGACATCCCTATTATGGAGTAACTGGAATTAATTCTGGAGTCATGCTAATGAATATGACACgtatcagaagaaaatatttcaag AATGACATGACACCAGTCCGGTTACAATGGGGAGAAATTCTTATGCCATTACTGAAGAAATACAAGTTGAACATAACATGGGGTGATCAGGATCTATTGAACATTATGTTTTTTCACAATCCAG aaagtCTTTATGTCTTTCCTTGCCAATGGAATTACCGGCCTGACCACTGCATCTATGGAAGCAATTGTAGGACAGCTGAAGAGGAAGGTATATTTATTCTTCATGGAAACAGAGGTGTTTACCACGATGATAAACAGCCGACTTTTAGGGCTGTCTatgaagcaataaaaaat TATTCATTTGGAGATGACCTGGTTCATTCGCTTTTGCAGCCCCTAGAACGGGAATTACAGAAAACCACGCATACATATTGTGGAAGAGTATACAAAGTATTCATAAAGCAGCTAACAAAAAGCATAAGAGACTTGTATGCCAGAAGATCAAAGGGAAGGTGA
- the GXYLT1 gene encoding glucoside xylosyltransferase 1 isoform X5, whose amino-acid sequence MRQGSCKAFLKEADSLVKTVGVSHLCSRYDYMKTHPSEKMHLAVVACGERLEETVTMLRSAIIFSIKPLHFHIFAEDQLHESFKDILDEFPYEGKVNYTLYPITFPSESAAEWKKLFKPCASQRLFLPLILKNVDSLLYVDTDILFLRPVDDIWSFLGKFNSTQIAAMAPEHEEPRIGWYNRFARHPYYGVTGINSGVMLMNMTRIRRKYFKNDMTPVRLQWGEILMPLLKKYKLNITWGDQDLLNIMFFHNPESLYVFPCQWNYRPDHCIYGSNCRTAEEEGIFILHGNRGVYHDDKQPTFRAVYEAIKNYSFGDDLVHSLLQPLERELQKTTHTYCGRVYKVFIKQLTKSIRDLYARRSKGR is encoded by the exons ATATGATTATATGAAAACACATCCTTCTGAGAAAATGCATCTAGCAGTGGTGGCCTGTGGTGAAAGACTGGAGGAGACTGTTACTATGTTGAGATCAGCCATTATTTTCAGCATCAAACCTCtccattttcatatttttgctgAGGACCAATTGCATGAGAGTTTCAAAGACATa CTTGATGAATTCCCATATGAAGGAAAAGTTAATTACACGTTATATCCAATAACATTTCCATCTGAGAGTGCAGCAGAAtggaagaaattgtttaaaCCATGTGCTTCACAAAGGCTATTTTTGCCA TTAATCCTCAAAAATGTGGATTCACTACTGTATGTTGATACTGACATCCTGTTTTTGAGGCCTGTTGATGATATTTGGTCTTTTCTGGGAAAGTTCAACTCCACACAAATTGCTGCAATGGCACCGGAACATGAAGAACCTCGTATTGGGTGGTATAATCGTTTTGCTAGACATCCCTATTATGGAGTAACTGGAATTAATTCTGGAGTCATGCTAATGAATATGACACgtatcagaagaaaatatttcaag AATGACATGACACCAGTCCGGTTACAATGGGGAGAAATTCTTATGCCATTACTGAAGAAATACAAGTTGAACATAACATGGGGTGATCAGGATCTATTGAACATTATGTTTTTTCACAATCCAG aaagtCTTTATGTCTTTCCTTGCCAATGGAATTACCGGCCTGACCACTGCATCTATGGAAGCAATTGTAGGACAGCTGAAGAGGAAGGTATATTTATTCTTCATGGAAACAGAGGTGTTTACCACGATGATAAACAGCCGACTTTTAGGGCTGTCTatgaagcaataaaaaat TATTCATTTGGAGATGACCTGGTTCATTCGCTTTTGCAGCCCCTAGAACGGGAATTACAGAAAACCACGCATACATATTGTGGAAGAGTATACAAAGTATTCATAAAGCAGCTAACAAAAAGCATAAGAGACTTGTATGCCAGAAGATCAAAGGGAAGGTGA
- the GXYLT1 gene encoding glucoside xylosyltransferase 1 isoform X1: MRRFARVALLCLGCGVCSLLYGLSQLALSLEQGPGGGGRERQARDPAAPGARRPAGSAGRGEAGTGRCKNLSVSFWNSYWMLPSDVCGMNCFWEAAFRYDYMKTHPSEKMHLAVVACGERLEETVTMLRSAIIFSIKPLHFHIFAEDQLHESFKDILDEFPYEGKVNYTLYPITFPSESAAEWKKLFKPCASQRLFLPLILKNVDSLLYVDTDILFLRPVDDIWSFLGKFNSTQIAAMAPEHEEPRIGWYNRFARHPYYGVTGINSGVMLMNMTRIRRKYFKNDMTPVRLQWGEILMPLLKKYKLNITWGDQDLLNIMFFHNPESLYVFPCQWNYRPDHCIYGSNCRTAEEEGIFILHGNRGVYHDDKQPTFRAVYEAIKNYSFGDDLVHSLLQPLERELQKTTHTYCGRVYKVFIKQLTKSIRDLYARRSKGR; encoded by the exons ATGCGGCGGTTCGCGCGGGTGGCgctgctgtgcctgggctgcGGCGTCTGCTCGCTGCTCTACGGCCTCAGCCAGCTGGCCctctccctggagcaggggcccggcggcggcggccgggagAGGCAGGCCCGAGATCCCGCCGCGCCCGGCGCCCGGCGGCCGGCAGGGAGCGCGGGCCGAGGCGAGGCGGGGACCGGCAG GTGTAAGAATTTGTCTGTATCTTTCTGGAATTCCTATTGGATGCTGCCCTCTGATGTTTGTGGAATGAACTGCTTTTGGGAAGCTGCTTTTAG ATATGATTATATGAAAACACATCCTTCTGAGAAAATGCATCTAGCAGTGGTGGCCTGTGGTGAAAGACTGGAGGAGACTGTTACTATGTTGAGATCAGCCATTATTTTCAGCATCAAACCTCtccattttcatatttttgctgAGGACCAATTGCATGAGAGTTTCAAAGACATa CTTGATGAATTCCCATATGAAGGAAAAGTTAATTACACGTTATATCCAATAACATTTCCATCTGAGAGTGCAGCAGAAtggaagaaattgtttaaaCCATGTGCTTCACAAAGGCTATTTTTGCCA TTAATCCTCAAAAATGTGGATTCACTACTGTATGTTGATACTGACATCCTGTTTTTGAGGCCTGTTGATGATATTTGGTCTTTTCTGGGAAAGTTCAACTCCACACAAATTGCTGCAATGGCACCGGAACATGAAGAACCTCGTATTGGGTGGTATAATCGTTTTGCTAGACATCCCTATTATGGAGTAACTGGAATTAATTCTGGAGTCATGCTAATGAATATGACACgtatcagaagaaaatatttcaag AATGACATGACACCAGTCCGGTTACAATGGGGAGAAATTCTTATGCCATTACTGAAGAAATACAAGTTGAACATAACATGGGGTGATCAGGATCTATTGAACATTATGTTTTTTCACAATCCAG aaagtCTTTATGTCTTTCCTTGCCAATGGAATTACCGGCCTGACCACTGCATCTATGGAAGCAATTGTAGGACAGCTGAAGAGGAAGGTATATTTATTCTTCATGGAAACAGAGGTGTTTACCACGATGATAAACAGCCGACTTTTAGGGCTGTCTatgaagcaataaaaaat TATTCATTTGGAGATGACCTGGTTCATTCGCTTTTGCAGCCCCTAGAACGGGAATTACAGAAAACCACGCATACATATTGTGGAAGAGTATACAAAGTATTCATAAAGCAGCTAACAAAAAGCATAAGAGACTTGTATGCCAGAAGATCAAAGGGAAGGTGA